GATATTTTGTTGTATCCTGTGATTGCTGATTTAGTTTTACACGTGAAGGCCCTTAGCCGCTTTACAGATCAGGGACTTGTTTTTGGGGATGTTTCTCTTACCCCTATTCAGAAGGATTTTCTGGAAGGGTTTTATTCAGATAAAGACCACTTTCATCAGTCCGTATTATTAAAAAGCCGTGATTGTGTTGACCGTTCCCTATTAGAACAAACCCTTTATTCGCTGTTTGTACATCATGATGCCCTTCGTATGGTATACCGCAAGGATACCGTGTGGCATCAGTTTAACCGTGATGTTTCCGATATCATGCTGGATATTGAGGAGTTTGAAGTGCATGATGATGCTTCCTTTTCCCAGGCATGTATTGCAGTCCAGTCCGGTATCCGTATAGAAGATGGTCTGCTTTTTAAGGCAGGCCTGCTCAGGTCTTCTGCTGGTGATTACATTTTTCTTGCGGTTCACCATCTTGTAGTAGATGGAGTTTCGTGGCGTATTCTATTTGAAGACTTAGTGACATTATATAGTGGTTATCAAAAAGGGTTAAAAGTAGTTGAACTTCCCTTAAAGACCGATTCCTTTAAACACTGGTCAGAGAAGGTATATGAATATTCGAATAGCCGTGAGCTTGAACAAGAGGTTATTTATTGGGATTCTGTTTTGGGCAGGAAGGTTGATGCTGTCCCTGTAGACCATCCTTCGGGGAGTAAAAAGAACGCTGATACAAGACTGGTAAGTTTTAGTTTAGATAAAGAAAATACAAATCGTTTACAAACGGAGTGTTTCCGTGCGTATAAGACGAATATCAATGATATATTAATAGCATGTCTGAGTTACAGTGTAAGCCGTTATTTTGGATTAAATTGCCTGTCGTTGAAGATGGAGGGTCATGGTCGGGAGCCTATAAGCTCTGGTTTAGATATCAGCCGTACGGTTGGTTGGTTTACCTCTGTATATCCTGTTGTACTACCATTTTCCAACGGGCGTAGTTTATTGGATCATGTTATAGAAGTCAAGGAAATCCTTCACCGTGTACCTAATAAAGGGATCGGTTATGGAATATTAAAACATATAAAAGGAGTAGATTATCCTGTAATCGGAGATGTTTTGTTTAATTACCTGGGTGATTTTGGTTCTGGGCTGGCATCAGAGGGAGGAGATAGTATGTTTGAATTTTCTCGGCGCTCATGGGGAAAAGACCAGAGTCTGGATGAAGAACGCGATAGTGTTCTGGATATCTCCGGAATGATCATCAATGATGAATTACAGTTGGGAGTCTCTTACAGTTCAGGTCAGTACGATGCCGGTACCATAGAATCGTTATGTTCTTTATATCAATCTACCCTTATCAGTTTGATTGATATTTTGTCGGGAGAATCTGTTCAGTACCTGACGCCTGTGGATCTTACCTATAAAGATTTAAGTATTTCTGCAGTTAAGGAGTTGAATACAGGAGTTGATTTAGAGGATGTGTATGGCTTAGCACCCCTTCAGCAGGGCTTATTTTACCATTGGTTATCTTCTCCCGGCGATTCAGTTTACTTTATTCAGATGAGTTATCGTCTTTCCGGTGGCCTGGATATCGAATTATTGAAAGAGAGTTATAGGGAGCTTATCCGCCGTTACTCTGTTTTGCGTACCGTTTTCAGTGATGATTTGAGTGATATTCCTCTTCAGGTGGTGAAGAAAGATGGATTTGCTGATTTTCATTATGCAGAAATTGGTTCAGGGCCTGAGGCGGATTTTTTCTTATCAGATTACAAGCGGAATGATATTGCCAAAGGTTTTGACTTATGCCATCAGAATCCGATGCGTTTATCTATTTTAAAGTGTGGTGAGGATGTGTATGAGTTTATCTGGAGTATGCACCATATCCTTATGGATGGATGGTGTTTAGGGATCTTAATAGGTGACCTTCTTCATATCTATAATGCATTGAAGAGTGGGTCTTCACCTTCATTAAAACCGGTGAATACGTATGGTACTTACCTTTCGTGGCTTGAGAGTGTTGATCATGAAGCGAGTCGTTCTTACTGGCAGGGTCAATTATCTGGTTACAGTGGTATTTTTGGAATTCCCAAGGATTGCAGCTTCGTTGCATCAGGATCTGTTATAGAAGAGTTGGATTTTTCTTTGGATAGAGCAACGAGTATTCTTCTCAAATCGGTTTGTACAGATCTGGGGATTACGGAGAACACTTTTTTCCAGTGTGTTTGGGGCGTGTTACTTGGTATCTATAACGGAGGTTTAGAAACTGATGTTGTGTTTGGTTCGGTAGTTTCCGGTCGTCCTGGCGATCTTGATGGTATTGAGGATATGGTAGGATTGTTTATCAATACGATTCCTGTCCGTGTTCGGGCAGGTGCAGATTCTGTATTTTCTGAGACTGCGAAGGCTTTACATTTTGATAGTGTTTCCTCAACAGGTTATCATTACAGCCAGCTGGCAGATATTCAGGGTGAGAGTGAGCTTGGTAAGGCTTTGTTTGACCATATTCTGATCTATGAGAACTATCCGGTTCAGGAGATGGTAGGTCAGGGAATGAGTAAAGCCCCTGAGTTAAAGATCCTAGGATATGAACAGAAAGACTATAATAATTATAATCTGACTGTTTCTATTGCTCCTGGTGCTGAGTTCTCTTTTAGATTTAGTTATAACGCACGGGTATACAGTAGTTTTATCATGGAGCAGCTTAAAGGACATTTGTTAAAGTTGATCAATGTTTTAGCATCACAGCCTGACCTTCCGCTAAGTTCACTGGATATTATAACAAAGGAGGAGTATTATTTATTGACCGAAGGTTTTAACCGGACCAAGGCTGATTATCCTAGAGATAAAACAGTTATCGATCTTTTTGAATCCCAGGTGCTATCAACGCCTGATCATATTGCTTTAGTTTTTGAAGATTGTGAACTTAGTTACCGGGATTTGGATGAACGATCGAATCAGTTTGCCAACTATCTTCGCAGCCAGTATAGTATTGGCAGAGAATCTCTTGTAGGAGTTCAGCTTGAAAAATCTGAGGATTTTATTATTACAATTTTAGGGATTCTAAAAGCGGGAGGAGCCTATGTACCTATTGATCCTTCCTATCCTTCAGACCGTACCAGTTATATGATAGAAGACAGCGGTTGTAAGGTTGTTATTGATGCGGATGAATTATCATTATTTAATATGAGCTATTCATTATATTCCCGGAATGTACCTATTAGTGATATAAAAATCAATGACTTGGCGTATGTCATTTATACTTCCGGATCTACTGGACTACCCAAAGGGGTAATGGTTGAGCATAGAAGTGTTGTCAATTTAATGCATTGGCATATAGAAGCATTTAATATTACAGAACATAGCCGTTCCGCTTTATATTCAAGCTTCAGCTTTGATGCTTCTGTATGGGAACTGTTTCCTTATCTAATCAAAGGTGGAACAATACATTTATTGAAAGATAGCCTAAGGACAGATCTTTCAGCATTAAACCAATATATTGAAGAAAAAGGAATTAATATAACATTTTTTCCAACAGCAATCTGCGAACAATTCTATAATTTTAATAATAAGTCATTATTAAAAGTTTTAACAGGTGGAGATAAGCTGAAACATTATAGTGAAAAAAGTTTTAAAACTTATAATAATTATGGCCCTACGGAGAATACAGTAGTGACAACTTCATTCGAAATAGATAAGGAATACTCTAATATTCCTATTGGTCGTCCCATTTCCAATACCCAGATTTATATTCTGTCAGAAGCAGGATCCTTGTGTCCGGTAGGAGTTGCAGGAGAGATTTATATTTCCGGTTCCGGTTTGGCGCGCGGTTATCTGAATCGCCCTGATCTTACCTCTGAGAAGTTTGTAGCGAACCCTTATCTTTCTGGGGAGAGGATGTATAAGACAGGAGATTTGGGCCGCTGGTTGCCTGACGGAAATATTGAATATATAGGAAGAAAGGACAGCCAGGTTAAGATCCGGGGTTACCGAATTGAGTTGGGTGAGATCGAGTCTGCGCTTCAAAATCATCCTGAAGTAACAGGGAGCGTCGTTCAGGTTGTGGAAAATGGAGAAGGAGAAAAAGAATTGGCTGCTTACCTTATAGGTTCTTGTGAATTGAGAGGTTCTGATTTGCGGGATTACTTACGAACCAGTCTTCCTGATTATATGCTTCCCGGTCATTATATCCAGTTGGACTCTTTTCCTTTGACGAGTAACGGTAAAATTGATTATAATAATTTGCCCGATGCCTTTGGTTCTTCCTTGGGTTCCGGAAAAGGATATGTTGCAGCACGCAACGAGACGGAGACCAGAATTATTTCTATCTGGGAAGAGATACTAGGGAAACAGGAGATAGGAGTCATGGATAACTTCTTTGAATTGGGAGGGCATAGTCTGAAGGCAACACGGCTATCCTCTATGATTCAAAAAGAATTTGATATCAAGATTTCATTACAGGAGATATTAGCAGCAAAAAATATCGAAGAATTAGCAATAATGATTAATGAATATATAGAGCTATTAAAAGATAATAATAGAAAATCAGAAATTATAATTTAAACTTATGAACATGAATACAGATAAATATTACCTGAGGCCTAATGTTGTGATAGAACCTTTAATAGAAAGATGGTATGCTTGGGCTCACCTGATTTCACCTGTTACAGCAGGTTTAAATGTTACGCACAGGCATATGGAAATAATGAACTCCTATATAGAGTCTCCTGAAGAGCATGAAAGTATGGTGAAAAATCCAAAGATGCTGGGTGGACCTTTTATGGATTATAAAACAAACAGAGTTCAGGATATTAAAGAATTGCTTGGGAAGACAATGATTGACCAGAGAGAGGTTATAAAATTGTCATTAGCCATAAAGAAAATGAATGAAATTTTACAGAAAGATGCGAAAGGACAGTCATTGGAAGATATTTACACTAAAGTTCCCGCCGTACTGAAAGGATATATAGAACTTGTATATGATCTTAACGGAAACCCGTCTTTCAGATTTTTTGAAAACCTTTTATATAAAAGTAATTTTTACAGTACCAATACACAAAGTATAGCACTGTGGACCACAGAGAATGATTCTCGCCCTTTCTGCTTAAGTACACCAAGACTGAATGAAGAAGGAGTATTACACTTAAATTTACCATTTGATCATCCTTTTATTGATGAATTCAGCAAGATGAAAAGAACTCCCAAAAGTTATGAGGAAATAAGAGGTTTAATTGGAGATCTTACAGAAAAAGAGGAAGAATTATTTCAAAGCTTTTTTACACAGAAAGAAGCTTCTCCTTATAAAGAATACAAAGGGGATAAAGTTCGTATGCGTTATTTTGGACATGCTTGCATCTTAATAGAAACAGATACTGTAAGCGTTCTTGTAGATCCTCTTATAAGTTATTATGGATATACTTCAAGTGTAGAACATTTTTCTGATTATGATTTACCCAAAATTATTGATTACGTATTGATTACTCATAATCATCAGGATCATATTTTACTGGAAACACTTCTCCCGCTAAGACACAAAATCAGAAATATCATTGTACCAAGATCAGGAAATGGAAACATACAGGATCCTAATGTAAAATTGATGTTTAATAATATCGGATTTGAAAATGTAATTGAAATAGGTGAACTGGAATCTGTTAACTTCCATGATTGCCAGATAACAGGTATTCCATTTATGGGAGAACATAGCGATCTCGATATTCCGTCAAAAACATGTTACCATATAAAAGTAGATGAATTTACCCTGATGTTTTTAGCTGATTCCCGTGTTTTAGAAAAACGAACATATGAGCATGTAAAAAATTATATAGGAGAGGTAGATGTGATCTTCTTGGGAATGGAATGTGATGGAGCCCCTTTAACTTGGTTATATGGCCCCTTGATGCTTAGTGAAATCAGTCGAGAACATGATCAGTCGAGAAGATTATCAGGCTCAGATTTTAAAAGGGGTATGGATCTGGTAGACGTTTTTAACCCATTGGAGGTATATGTATATGCTATGGGACAGGAGCCATGGTGTGAGTTTATAAGCAGTATAAAATATACAGATGAATCAAATCCTATTGTGCAGTCAAATCTATTAGTAGAAACCTGTAATAATAAAGGTATTATAGCAGAAAGGCTATATGGTGAAAAGGAAATTTTATATAGTAAAAAGTCTGTAAGAAAATGAATGACATCAAATCTCTTTTACTTTCATTAAAAAGAAATACAATAGATATAACATTAGTAGGTGATAACTTAAAAGTATCTTACGATGATGAAGAAAAAATGAGTTTATTCTCGAACAAAATAAGGGAGAATAAAGATCGTATTTTGAAGTTTTTGAAAGAATCTTCCTATCATTCTATTCCTTCTGCACCTTCTTTGGATTTTTACCCTTTATCTTCGTCTCAGCGTCGTTTATGGATTTTGAGTCGTTTTGAGGGTTCTGATGGCGCTTATAATATTCCAGCTGTATTCCGTCTTACGGGGGATTTTGATGTGTCTTCATTAGAGAAGTCCTACTTTGGCTTGTTGTCCAGGCATGAGATCCTTAGAACTGTTTTCCGTGAGTCCTCGACTGGCGAGGCTTTTCAGTTGGTTCTACCAGAGGTATTGACTGAAAGTTTTGAACATTTGGTGTTTGATTTTGCATCAGAAAAGGCTGCCATTGATGCTACATTATCTCAGGAGACGGGTCGTGTTTTTGATTTGTCTTACGGGCCATTGATTCGTCTTACCATTCTTGAAGACCGTTCCGGTGAGGGCTATATTTTCTGTTTGGTGATGCATCATATCATCAGCGATGGGTGGTCTATGGATATCTTAAAACGGGAATTATTCACTTTATATAATCATTTTCAATCGGGTCGTGTTGCAGTATTACCTCCTTTAAGTTTACAATACAAGGATTATGCATTCTGGGAACAATCCGAGCTGGAACGATCTGCGGTTCATTCCAGAGTTTATTGGCAGACTCAGCTTTCAGGAGAGCTTCCGTTGCTTCATTTGCCCTCAAAAGGGACCCGCCCTGTAGTGAAAACCTATAATGGTTGTCATGTTTCAGGGTCAATATCAATAGAGATCCTTTCCTTATTGAAGCAACTCTCATTGGATAACGGAGGTACACTTTTCATGACGGTTTTGTCTGCTGTAAAAGTTTTATTATATCGTTATAGCGGTCAAAAAGACCTTATTATTGGTACTCCGGTTGCTGGTCGTGACCATGCGGACTTACAGGATCAAATAGGTTTCTATGTCAATACCTTGGCGCTTCGCAGCCATATTGAAGGAGAAGAACGCTTTATAGATTTTCTTTCCTCAGTTCGTGAGATGACCCTATCCGGTTATTCCCATCAATCTTATCCTTTTGACCGTTTGGTTGATGACCTTAATGTTGTTCGTGACCTAAGCCGTAACCCTGTTTTTGATGTTATGCTAAGTTTTCAGGATTCTGGAGATGGGGGTACTAATAATTCCGCTGAAACATTGGAAGGAGTACTTCTGGGCTCTTATACAGATTCCAGCTATGCTATAAGTAAATTTGATTTAGATTTTAGCTTTTCAGAAACTTCTTCAGGTCTTTCCATTGGTTTGGGTTATAATACTGATATTTATGAAAAGAGTTTTGCAGAGAAGTTGCTAAAGAGTTTAGAGATTCTATTAAGCTCCATCTGTCATTCTCCTGAGACAAGGATTGATCAACTTGAGATTCTGGGATCAGAAGATCGTTATCTTCTTACCGAAGGTTTCAACCAGACCGCATTGGAGTATCCTCAGGATAAAACCGTTCTTGATCTTTTTGATTCTCAGGTAGTATTGACTCCCGACCATAGAGCATTGGTTTTTGAAGGACATGAGTTGAGCTATCGTGAACTTAATGAGCGCTCGAATCAATTTGCAGACTATCTTCATATGCATTATAGTATTGGCAGAGAAGATTTGGTGGGTGTTCAATTAGAACGATCTGAGGATCTTATTGTTGCGATTTTGGGGATTCTTAAATCAGGAGGTGCTTATGTTCCTATTGATCCTTCTTATCCTTCAGACCGTATTGCGTATATGATAGAAGACAGTGGTTGTAAAGTCAATATTGATTCCGAAGAATATCTTTTGTTCAATCTGGACAAGGCTAATTATTCTATAGCGAGTCCTAAGGCTAATCCTATCCCTACAGATTTAGCCTATGTGATCTATACCTCCGGTTCAACGGGGCATCCAAAAGGAGTTATGGTGGAGCATGAGGGTCTGATGAATTTATTATCCCATGTCACGACAGCTTTTCCTTTGTCTAACCAGTCTTCAGGGCTTTTTCCCTTGTTAGCTTCCAATGCTTTTGACATCTCATTATTCGAGTTGTTTTATCCTCTTTTGCAGGGAACCGGAGTTTTGGTTGTAGGGAACGAAAAGAGCAAGGATGTAGGTTATCTTAAGGATCATCTGGGAGAGATAAGTTCCTTGCATACGGTTCCTGCTTTAATGAGTGAGCTTCTGTCTCAGGTAAGAGCTATGGACTCTCATGCAGAATATTCTCATATCGATTATATATTCATTGGAGGAGACAAGGTTACTACCGGAGTATTGCATGATATCCGCAAAACATTTCCTAAT
The sequence above is a segment of the Chryseobacterium sp. JJR-5R genome. Coding sequences within it:
- a CDS encoding MBL fold metallo-hydrolase, with the translated sequence MNTDKYYLRPNVVIEPLIERWYAWAHLISPVTAGLNVTHRHMEIMNSYIESPEEHESMVKNPKMLGGPFMDYKTNRVQDIKELLGKTMIDQREVIKLSLAIKKMNEILQKDAKGQSLEDIYTKVPAVLKGYIELVYDLNGNPSFRFFENLLYKSNFYSTNTQSIALWTTENDSRPFCLSTPRLNEEGVLHLNLPFDHPFIDEFSKMKRTPKSYEEIRGLIGDLTEKEEELFQSFFTQKEASPYKEYKGDKVRMRYFGHACILIETDTVSVLVDPLISYYGYTSSVEHFSDYDLPKIIDYVLITHNHQDHILLETLLPLRHKIRNIIVPRSGNGNIQDPNVKLMFNNIGFENVIEIGELESVNFHDCQITGIPFMGEHSDLDIPSKTCYHIKVDEFTLMFLADSRVLEKRTYEHVKNYIGEVDVIFLGMECDGAPLTWLYGPLMLSEISREHDQSRRLSGSDFKRGMDLVDVFNPLEVYVYAMGQEPWCEFISSIKYTDESNPIVQSNLLVETCNNKGIIAERLYGEKEILYSKKSVRK
- a CDS encoding non-ribosomal peptide synthetase, which gives rise to MKELLERLNSLNIKVALEEGELYLDSDELISDSLIQEIKDNKKEIIEFIERFSSSAISYGHIPLAPDLEYYPLSSSQRRLWILSRFEGADGAYNIPEVFRISGDFDIASLEKSYFSLLSRHEILRTVFRESAEGEVYQHILSETPDDSFQHLVLDFEKEGNKVSEIISSESNRIFDLSEGPLIRFRVLEDQSGGGYIFCLVMHHIISDGWSMDILKKELFTLYDSFKEGHPVVLSPLALQYKDYAYWEQSELANRVSLSKSYWQEQFSGDLPVLNLPSKGLRPVVKTYNGAYLSGSVSEDILSGLKKLSSTTGSTLFMTILSAVKVLLYRYSGQKDLIVGTPVAGRDHADLHDQIGFYVNTLALRSHIEGDQRFIDFLSEVREMTLSGYAHQSYPFDRLVDDLDIVRDMSRNPVFDVMLNFHDQESGNTDRSVDLSEGMSGSSYEGVSYAVSKFDLDFSFSDNGSGLTIGLCYNTDIYERSFADRLIKSLELLLVSISDSPDLGVDQLDILEKEERYAVTEGFNRTKADYPRDKTVIDLFESQVLLNPDHTALIYDDHTLSYRDLDERSNQFANYLRSQYGIGRESLVGVQLEKSEDFIITILGILKAGGAYVPIDPSYPSDRTSYMIEDSGCKVVIDGEVVLRFKDIECDYSVLSPEHSRSPEDLAYVIYTSGSTGRPKGVMVEHGGLVNMVLSQIREFGVVSSDVVFFFASIAFDASFSEMMMSLLSGSSLFIPDDTAIKDKEKFVQLLGSSKASVITLPPAYSESLSSEDLSGLRVLISAGESAHIEKGLSLSGHLSYFNAYGPTECSVCASIYRLSVDDGWRKSIPIGRPISNTQMYILSENDSLCPIGVVGEICISGVGVARGYLNNEVLTSEKFVSNPYLSGSRMYKTGDLGRWLVDGSIEYIGRKDSQVKIRGYRIELGEIEHALQGHADVTGSVVLVVENGEGHNDLAAYFTGSSAVTSSVLRDHLRGLLPEYMLPGHYIHLDSFPLTSNGKLDRGSLPDAFGSSLGSGVEYVSARTALEEVLVCVYEDVLKKSPVGIRDDFFLLGGDSIKCIQIVSRLRQKGYSCEVKDILLYPVIADLVLHVKALSRFTDQGLVFGDVSLTPIQKDFLEGFYSDKDHFHQSVLLKSRDCVDRSLLEQTLYSLFVHHDALRMVYRKDTVWHQFNRDVSDIMLDIEEFEVHDDASFSQACIAVQSGIRIEDGLLFKAGLLRSSAGDYIFLAVHHLVVDGVSWRILFEDLVTLYSGYQKGLKVVELPLKTDSFKHWSEKVYEYSNSRELEQEVIYWDSVLGRKVDAVPVDHPSGSKKNADTRLVSFSLDKENTNRLQTECFRAYKTNINDILIACLSYSVSRYFGLNCLSLKMEGHGREPISSGLDISRTVGWFTSVYPVVLPFSNGRSLLDHVIEVKEILHRVPNKGIGYGILKHIKGVDYPVIGDVLFNYLGDFGSGLASEGGDSMFEFSRRSWGKDQSLDEERDSVLDISGMIINDELQLGVSYSSGQYDAGTIESLCSLYQSTLISLIDILSGESVQYLTPVDLTYKDLSISAVKELNTGVDLEDVYGLAPLQQGLFYHWLSSPGDSVYFIQMSYRLSGGLDIELLKESYRELIRRYSVLRTVFSDDLSDIPLQVVKKDGFADFHYAEIGSGPEADFFLSDYKRNDIAKGFDLCHQNPMRLSILKCGEDVYEFIWSMHHILMDGWCLGILIGDLLHIYNALKSGSSPSLKPVNTYGTYLSWLESVDHEASRSYWQGQLSGYSGIFGIPKDCSFVASGSVIEELDFSLDRATSILLKSVCTDLGITENTFFQCVWGVLLGIYNGGLETDVVFGSVVSGRPGDLDGIEDMVGLFINTIPVRVRAGADSVFSETAKALHFDSVSSTGYHYSQLADIQGESELGKALFDHILIYENYPVQEMVGQGMSKAPELKILGYEQKDYNNYNLTVSIAPGAEFSFRFSYNARVYSSFIMEQLKGHLLKLINVLASQPDLPLSSLDIITKEEYYLLTEGFNRTKADYPRDKTVIDLFESQVLSTPDHIALVFEDCELSYRDLDERSNQFANYLRSQYSIGRESLVGVQLEKSEDFIITILGILKAGGAYVPIDPSYPSDRTSYMIEDSGCKVVIDADELSLFNMSYSLYSRNVPISDIKINDLAYVIYTSGSTGLPKGVMVEHRSVVNLMHWHIEAFNITEHSRSALYSSFSFDASVWELFPYLIKGGTIHLLKDSLRTDLSALNQYIEEKGINITFFPTAICEQFYNFNNKSLLKVLTGGDKLKHYSEKSFKTYNNYGPTENTVVTTSFEIDKEYSNIPIGRPISNTQIYILSEAGSLCPVGVAGEIYISGSGLARGYLNRPDLTSEKFVANPYLSGERMYKTGDLGRWLPDGNIEYIGRKDSQVKIRGYRIELGEIESALQNHPEVTGSVVQVVENGEGEKELAAYLIGSCELRGSDLRDYLRTSLPDYMLPGHYIQLDSFPLTSNGKIDYNNLPDAFGSSLGSGKGYVAARNETETRIISIWEEILGKQEIGVMDNFFELGGHSLKATRLSSMIQKEFDIKISLQEILAAKNIEELAIMINEYIELLKDNNRKSEIII